From a region of the Leptospira kmetyi serovar Malaysia str. Bejo-Iso9 genome:
- a CDS encoding arylesterase — translation MKLPNLLKQNRECRNSFGFYLGTILLLTLNLWNCGAEIKAVGPSGAACTKIEGLPGPEDLAIDSEEKILYVSSHERRIKDQTGKIFTIDLKNPAATPKEISLKYPPDFRPHGISLLKTKDVYRLYVISHPKIYEVHTIEIFERKGKDWSHVGTLTDPLVTSPNDLFVVSENEIYLSNDHGAGGIVRYLWDDLFGFKRAEISYYDGKTWSNLGNPLSFGNGILYTKDSQGKELLYRSGFSDKTVFQFPITREQGKPVLGEPKSILLSSGPDNLELDSQGRIFVVGHASVYRFLRHVRNADYPAPTQVYRISPDGSSQEIFATSGDLISAGSTAIPYDGRLYIAQVFNPYILNCEYNNSSK, via the coding sequence ATGAAACTACCCAATTTGCTGAAACAAAACCGAGAATGTAGGAACTCCTTCGGTTTCTACCTGGGAACCATTCTCCTCTTAACCCTAAACCTCTGGAATTGCGGGGCGGAAATCAAGGCCGTCGGTCCTTCCGGCGCGGCTTGCACGAAGATCGAAGGACTTCCCGGTCCGGAAGACTTGGCCATCGATTCCGAAGAAAAGATTCTTTATGTCTCAAGCCACGAACGAAGAATCAAGGATCAAACCGGAAAGATCTTTACGATCGATCTGAAAAATCCCGCGGCTACGCCCAAGGAAATTTCTTTGAAATATCCGCCGGACTTCCGACCACACGGAATCAGTCTTCTCAAAACGAAAGACGTCTACAGGCTGTACGTAATCTCCCATCCGAAAATCTACGAAGTCCACACGATCGAAATCTTCGAACGCAAAGGAAAAGATTGGTCCCATGTGGGAACTCTTACAGACCCGCTCGTCACAAGCCCGAACGATCTCTTCGTAGTATCCGAAAACGAAATCTATCTTTCCAACGACCACGGAGCCGGAGGAATCGTTCGGTATCTCTGGGACGATCTGTTCGGATTCAAACGCGCGGAAATTTCCTACTACGACGGAAAAACCTGGTCGAACCTCGGAAACCCTCTTTCGTTCGGAAACGGAATTCTCTACACAAAAGATTCTCAGGGAAAGGAACTCTTATATCGATCCGGTTTCTCCGACAAAACCGTGTTTCAATTTCCGATCACAAGAGAACAAGGAAAACCCGTGCTCGGAGAACCGAAGTCGATCCTTCTTAGTTCCGGTCCGGACAATCTTGAGTTGGATTCCCAAGGGAGAATTTTCGTAGTCGGTCACGCCTCCGTATATCGATTTTTGAGACACGTGCGAAACGCGGATTATCCCGCGCCGACTCAAGTATATCGGATTTCACCGGACGGAAGTTCTCAGGAAATTTTCGCGACTTCGGGAGATTTGATTTCGGCGGGAAGCACCGCGATCCCTTACGACGGAAGATTGTATATCGCGCAGGTGTTCAATCCTTATATTCTAAATTGCGAATATAATAATTCAAGCAAATAG
- a CDS encoding ABC transporter permease: MNNFSWVRDQIPKVFSISFLTLRETLRKRIVYFIFIISALFLFLNFTCQLQIGGQDQSGNPDFQIYVVFLFFAFWNTVLALFLPVSLLGEELENKTYIPILSRPVSPLTYIGGKSLGVLLLIFANAVFLIGTYLVKQQIGGGNFSWDLLKACLTMFFVFYFLILFGFVLVLSFGKNAAFFGGLALLVFSTFLDLFIYESAAASIVQTSDLKKQILEVVYWILPQEGTIFFFSSSLLAKSLSQVHYYGEYSLIQIGVWVVLCFGLVKVVLDRKEL, from the coding sequence ATGAATAATTTTTCCTGGGTTCGCGATCAGATTCCGAAAGTTTTTTCGATTTCGTTTTTGACTCTGAGGGAAACACTTCGAAAAAGAATCGTATATTTCATTTTTATAATATCCGCTTTGTTTCTCTTTTTGAATTTTACGTGTCAGCTTCAGATCGGCGGACAGGATCAATCCGGAAATCCCGATTTTCAAATCTACGTCGTGTTTTTGTTTTTCGCGTTTTGGAATACGGTTCTCGCCCTGTTTCTTCCCGTTTCTCTTTTGGGAGAAGAACTGGAAAACAAAACATACATTCCGATTCTTTCCAGACCCGTTTCACCTCTGACATACATTGGCGGAAAATCCTTAGGTGTGCTTTTACTCATCTTTGCGAACGCCGTTTTTTTGATCGGAACCTATCTCGTAAAACAGCAGATCGGCGGAGGAAACTTTTCCTGGGATCTTTTAAAGGCTTGTCTTACAATGTTTTTCGTTTTTTACTTTCTGATTCTTTTCGGGTTCGTTCTCGTTTTGAGTTTCGGTAAGAACGCGGCGTTTTTCGGAGGACTGGCGCTTTTGGTGTTCTCCACGTTTTTGGATCTGTTCATCTACGAATCGGCCGCCGCGAGTATCGTGCAAACCTCGGATCTGAAAAAACAGATTCTCGAGGTCGTTTATTGGATTCTTCCCCAAGAAGGAACGATCTTCTTTTTCTCGAGTTCTCTTCTTGCAAAAAGTCTTTCCCAGGTCCATTATTACGGAGAATATTCTCTGATCCAAATCGGAGTCTGGGTCGTTCTCTGTTTCGGCTTAGTAAAAGTTGTTCTGGACAGGAAAGAACTCTAA
- the rsmA gene encoding 16S rRNA (adenine(1518)-N(6)/adenine(1519)-N(6))-dimethyltransferase RsmA has translation MSSREYPFRKITEIRKFLESKSSAPLKKWGQNFLIDPNAIQSILSCLSSDLVSKIDRILEIGPGLGAISHGLLEFQKPVTLFEIDPVYANWLREYLPEFELKEGDALNFLSEYANQSVYLFGNLPYYISSELTLSAVKNLKGLKGAAFLVQKEFAKRISNEPSSIQFYLSAYGSWSLKKDVKAGAFYPRPNVDSSILEYKAAPVFENEFGFLALECLCRTAFWGKRKKLTSSFRDAPIASLPLEVRSSENFSEEKFREECFKALDEAKIDLDKRPEELNPGDFHGAAKFLSNYISKILNVI, from the coding sequence ATGAGCTCCAGAGAATACCCGTTTCGGAAAATCACTGAGATCCGGAAATTTCTGGAGTCGAAATCCTCCGCGCCTTTGAAGAAATGGGGGCAGAATTTTTTAATCGATCCGAACGCGATCCAATCCATTCTTTCTTGTCTGAGTTCCGACCTTGTTTCCAAGATCGATCGTATTTTGGAAATCGGCCCGGGGCTCGGCGCCATCTCGCACGGCTTACTCGAATTTCAAAAACCGGTTACCTTGTTCGAGATCGATCCCGTTTACGCGAATTGGCTTCGCGAATATCTTCCCGAGTTCGAATTGAAGGAAGGAGACGCTTTGAATTTTCTTTCCGAATACGCAAACCAATCGGTTTATCTTTTCGGAAATCTTCCCTATTACATCTCCTCCGAACTTACGTTAAGCGCCGTTAAAAATCTCAAAGGATTGAAAGGCGCGGCCTTTCTCGTTCAAAAAGAATTCGCAAAAAGAATTTCAAACGAACCTTCTTCGATCCAATTTTATCTTTCCGCGTACGGAAGTTGGAGTTTAAAAAAGGATGTGAAAGCCGGAGCGTTTTATCCGAGACCGAACGTAGATTCCTCCATCTTAGAATACAAAGCCGCGCCCGTTTTTGAAAACGAGTTCGGTTTCCTCGCGCTCGAATGTCTTTGTAGAACCGCGTTCTGGGGAAAAAGAAAAAAATTGACTTCGTCTTTTCGGGACGCGCCGATCGCTTCCCTTCCTTTGGAAGTCCGTTCCTCCGAAAATTTTTCGGAAGAAAAGTTTCGGGAAGAATGTTTCAAAGCCTTGGACGAGGCGAAAATCGATTTGGACAAAAGACCGGAAGAATTGAACCCCGGCGACTTTCACGGAGCCGCAAAGTTTCTTTCGAATTATATATCAAAAATTTTGAATGTGATTTGA
- a CDS encoding LIMLP_16025 family protein has translation MENKKLNDIINAGIGAVQTSREIFDKLVDDLNEGKEKIEERFDQLKAQGEKDMSDNALKLKVNLAWGLVRFEEIRDNILNHFIKK, from the coding sequence ATGGAAAACAAAAAATTAAACGACATAATCAATGCAGGAATCGGGGCCGTTCAGACTTCCCGTGAGATTTTTGATAAACTCGTGGATGATTTGAACGAAGGCAAAGAAAAGATCGAAGAAAGATTCGATCAACTCAAAGCCCAGGGCGAGAAGGACATGAGCGACAACGCCCTTAAACTGAAAGTCAACTTAGCTTGGGGATTGGTTCGGTTCGAAGAGATCCGGGACAATATCCTCAATCATTTTATTAAGAAATAA
- a CDS encoding HDOD domain-containing protein: protein MKIQWFHYEKEGYFLSVKNVNEPIESLNPLYLRITHLNRNIDKIISFLLDRYLQYLDITPLRECIFSILRETVMNAVKANQKRVVFKESGLDINDPGQYATGMEKFKEELIANKDLYTDLLEKNGLHVLITFGFNQNSFLLKVANNVSILPEEDQRVQERISKAHTYNDLSEIFENHGDESEGAGLGLAMSLLMLKNEGIEGDSYRIKSEEGVTSAYIKIPFGFKKRNVNLQKTGEILSEVDTLPTFPDNVNQIMSLINKPDSSIQNITELVGRDVSLSTNILKLANSASFSQRTRVESLEDAIKVIGLSELNSILLSLGTKKILEEKYKEFEAIWERSSLSAFICRRLGERMGWKKQTITVLVCAALLHDVGRVILISLEPEISGKISEILGNRSFPSPLTLEEAALGISHTTLGAMICEKWNFSDTIRVSAEMHHRPLLVKKEFQDSVFSIYLSDMIIDISQGLADFTLIQSTVLQYFGFKKEGEFSEFMENTLQEYKDFNKKS, encoded by the coding sequence ATGAAGATTCAGTGGTTTCACTATGAAAAGGAGGGTTACTTTCTCTCCGTCAAAAACGTCAACGAGCCGATCGAATCTCTCAATCCTCTCTATTTAAGAATCACTCATCTCAATCGTAACATCGATAAGATCATCAGCTTTCTTCTGGATCGTTATCTTCAATATCTGGATATCACTCCTCTGCGGGAATGTATCTTTTCCATTCTTCGCGAAACCGTTATGAACGCGGTTAAAGCCAATCAAAAGAGGGTCGTTTTTAAGGAATCGGGTTTGGACATCAACGATCCGGGCCAATACGCGACCGGAATGGAAAAGTTCAAAGAGGAACTGATCGCCAATAAGGATCTTTATACGGATCTTCTCGAAAAAAACGGTCTTCACGTTTTGATCACCTTCGGTTTTAATCAGAATAGTTTTCTTTTGAAGGTCGCGAACAACGTAAGCATTCTTCCCGAAGAGGATCAAAGAGTTCAGGAAAGAATTTCGAAAGCGCACACATACAACGATCTTTCCGAAATTTTCGAAAATCACGGAGACGAATCCGAAGGCGCAGGACTCGGACTTGCGATGTCCTTGTTGATGTTGAAAAACGAGGGAATCGAAGGGGATTCGTATCGGATCAAATCCGAGGAAGGAGTCACTTCGGCTTATATCAAAATTCCTTTCGGTTTTAAAAAGAGAAACGTCAATCTTCAAAAGACGGGGGAGATATTGTCCGAAGTGGACACGTTACCCACGTTTCCCGATAACGTGAATCAGATTATGAGTCTGATCAACAAACCGGATTCTTCGATTCAGAATATCACCGAACTCGTTGGAAGAGACGTATCACTTTCTACGAATATTCTAAAACTTGCAAATTCGGCTTCGTTTTCCCAAAGAACGAGGGTGGAAAGTCTGGAGGACGCGATCAAGGTGATCGGTCTTTCGGAATTGAACAGCATTCTTTTGAGTTTGGGAACGAAAAAAATTCTCGAGGAAAAATACAAGGAATTCGAAGCGATCTGGGAACGATCCAGTCTTTCGGCTTTTATCTGCAGACGTCTCGGGGAAAGAATGGGTTGGAAAAAACAAACCATCACCGTTCTCGTCTGCGCGGCTTTGTTGCACGACGTGGGTCGAGTCATTTTGATCTCGCTCGAACCGGAGATTTCCGGAAAAATTTCCGAGATATTGGGGAACCGTTCGTTTCCTTCTCCTTTGACCTTGGAGGAAGCCGCATTAGGAATTTCTCATACTACCTTAGGCGCGATGATCTGCGAGAAATGGAATTTTTCGGATACGATCCGCGTTTCCGCGGAAATGCACCACAGACCTCTTTTGGTGAAGAAGGAATTTCAAGACTCGGTTTTTTCGATCTATCTTTCGGATATGATCATCGATATTTCCCAAGGACTCGCCGATTTTACTCTCATTCAATCCACGGTATTACAGTATTTCGGTTTTAAAAAAGAAGGAGAGTTCTCCGAATTTATGGAGAATACGCTTCAAGAATATAAGGATTTTAACAAAAAGTCCTAA
- the trpS gene encoding tryptophan--tRNA ligase, translating to MRILTGVQPSGKLHLGNFFSVIRKLKEYQETTDLFCFVADLHSLTTFSSKEKQRENTFNAVCDFLALGINPNRCTFWLQSSVPEVTELTWYLSHSISVNQLELAHSFKDKVAKGFHPRGGLFFYPVLMAADILGFDGDRVPVGKDQKQHLEYARDIAAAFNREVGPVFKIPEPEIDEATALVPGTDGQKMSKSYGNTINFFDSEKELKKSIMSIMTDSAGVDEAKDPSQSHIFAIHSLFLNAQEKESLKQKFLTPGTGYGDLKKQLLQDTLDYFAPYRKERERIGADKTFVEDALKKGKEKAQKTITEVLDRVRKELGMYRF from the coding sequence ATGAGGATTCTCACAGGAGTCCAGCCCTCCGGTAAACTTCACTTAGGAAATTTCTTCTCAGTCATTCGAAAACTCAAAGAATATCAGGAAACGACGGACTTATTCTGTTTCGTCGCGGATCTGCATTCTTTGACCACATTCTCCTCAAAAGAAAAACAAAGGGAGAATACCTTCAACGCGGTTTGCGATTTTTTAGCGCTCGGCATCAATCCGAACCGTTGTACGTTTTGGCTTCAATCTTCGGTTCCCGAAGTCACCGAACTGACTTGGTATCTCAGTCATTCGATCAGCGTGAATCAATTGGAACTCGCGCATTCTTTTAAGGACAAGGTCGCAAAAGGTTTTCATCCGAGAGGCGGGCTCTTCTTTTATCCGGTTTTGATGGCCGCGGATATTCTCGGATTTGACGGAGATCGTGTTCCGGTCGGTAAGGATCAAAAACAACATTTGGAATATGCGAGAGATATCGCCGCGGCTTTCAATCGGGAAGTCGGTCCGGTCTTTAAGATTCCCGAACCGGAAATCGACGAAGCGACCGCGCTTGTTCCCGGAACCGACGGCCAGAAGATGTCCAAGTCTTACGGCAACACGATCAACTTTTTCGATTCAGAAAAAGAACTTAAGAAATCCATAATGTCCATCATGACCGATTCCGCCGGTGTGGACGAAGCGAAGGACCCTTCTCAAAGTCATATATTTGCGATTCATTCTTTGTTTTTAAACGCGCAGGAAAAAGAATCCCTCAAACAAAAATTCTTAACTCCTGGAACCGGTTACGGTGATCTTAAAAAACAACTTCTGCAGGATACTCTGGATTATTTTGCGCCGTATCGAAAAGAACGCGAGAGAATCGGAGCCGATAAAACCTTTGTGGAAGACGCGTTGAAAAAGGGAAAGGAAAAGGCGCAGAAAACGATCACTGAAGTTTTGGACCGAGTTCGTAAAGAATTGGGGATGTATCGATTTTAG
- a CDS encoding ABC transporter ATP-binding protein, producing MSEFAIEIDSIQKKYKEQNALKGISFRVRQGSVFGLLGPNGAGKTSLVRILMGFSKQSEGSFRLFGLPFSSHLRKRIGYLPEKVSIPGFLTGEEFLTFSGKLAGIKAASIREKSKDLLEKTGIADAAGKKVSGYSKGMLQRLGLASALIGDPELLILDEPGSGLDPKGYIDFRETLVQENKSKGTTVLLNSHRLLEVEKVCHEIGILNLGSLAAIGPLESLKEGKNRILVKVESMSSELDSYIRKISSEQKIVENQIEFLPANGIDLRKIPAELVDLGANILKYERTTESLEEVFLRVTGGNHE from the coding sequence ATGTCCGAATTTGCAATTGAAATCGATTCGATTCAAAAAAAATACAAAGAACAAAACGCTCTCAAAGGTATCTCCTTTCGAGTCCGCCAAGGTTCGGTTTTCGGTCTTCTCGGCCCGAACGGAGCCGGAAAAACGAGTTTGGTTCGAATCCTCATGGGATTTTCCAAACAATCCGAAGGAAGCTTTCGTTTATTTGGACTTCCGTTTTCCTCTCACTTGCGGAAAAGAATCGGTTATCTTCCCGAAAAAGTTTCCATTCCCGGATTTTTAACCGGGGAAGAATTTTTAACCTTCAGCGGAAAGTTAGCCGGAATCAAGGCCGCTTCGATCCGCGAAAAGTCTAAGGACCTTTTGGAAAAAACGGGAATCGCCGACGCGGCCGGTAAAAAAGTTTCCGGTTATTCCAAAGGAATGTTACAAAGACTCGGACTCGCATCCGCGTTGATCGGAGATCCCGAACTTTTGATTTTGGACGAGCCCGGTTCCGGCCTGGATCCGAAAGGTTATATCGATTTTCGGGAAACCCTCGTCCAGGAAAACAAATCCAAGGGCACAACCGTATTATTGAATTCTCATAGACTTTTGGAAGTCGAAAAGGTCTGTCACGAAATCGGAATTCTCAACTTGGGAAGTCTCGCGGCGATCGGACCTTTGGAATCCTTGAAAGAAGGGAAGAATCGAATTCTCGTGAAAGTCGAATCGATGAGTTCCGAATTGGATTCTTATATTCGCAAAATCTCATCCGAACAAAAGATCGTGGAAAATCAGATCGAGTTTCTTCCCGCAAACGGAATCGATCTCAGAAAAATTCCCGCGGAACTCGTGGACTTAGGAGCCAATATCTTGAAATACGAAAGAACCACCGAATCTCTCGAAGAGGTTTTTCTGAGAGTCACCGGAGGAAACCATGAATAA
- the sixA gene encoding phosphohistidine phosphatase SixA, giving the protein MKIIIARHGEAETTSPDGTDRSRLLTAKGETDVRKMANFLKTGFKISKIYHSPYERTKQTAKIYTDILKPEQETESLDYLEAGQDMSRVCPMIREYSNSDTILLVGHSPDVSIFAEKLLGIGGVGKSFLFSPGSALAVNVPREKFLDGQIIWFICPDFLC; this is encoded by the coding sequence ATGAAGATTATTATTGCTAGACATGGGGAAGCTGAAACGACTTCTCCGGACGGAACCGATCGTTCGAGATTGCTCACCGCAAAGGGAGAAACCGACGTACGGAAGATGGCTAATTTTCTCAAGACCGGTTTCAAAATTTCCAAGATCTATCACAGTCCTTACGAAAGAACCAAACAAACCGCAAAAATTTATACGGACATTCTAAAACCCGAACAGGAAACCGAATCCTTGGATTATCTCGAAGCCGGTCAGGACATGTCCCGAGTTTGTCCGATGATCCGAGAATATTCCAACTCGGATACGATCCTGTTGGTCGGTCATAGCCCGGACGTTTCCATCTTTGCCGAAAAACTTTTGGGAATCGGCGGAGTCGGAAAGAGTTTTCTTTTTTCACCGGGTTCCGCTCTGGCCGTCAACGTTCCTCGAGAAAAATTTTTGGACGGTCAAATCATCTGGTTTATCTGTCCCGATTTTCTCTGCTAA
- a CDS encoding SGNH/GDSL hydrolase family protein produces the protein MKSARFQSVFVFQNILLFLFFFCVNGCVGKEHEQQGLSALLPLIGPLLKVGIIGDSLSQRSDGFGLREKLGSRFTVTDYSVSGRDVPGWTQAIGTAFTEQQDVLILELGTNDVSGYPTDQFPNHYENLIGTIQSKTNSAIIVTILPPTIQPGYRANIFQINPYLRSLGSRYPTADMETVFLEMEKTIPLYPVTDPIHPNPVGYDLMGTVYADTIRKFYVR, from the coding sequence TCTTATTCTTTTTCTGCGTAAACGGTTGCGTGGGAAAGGAACACGAACAACAGGGACTTTCCGCGTTGTTGCCCTTGATCGGTCCTCTTTTAAAAGTGGGGATCATAGGAGATTCTCTTTCCCAAAGATCGGACGGTTTCGGTCTCAGGGAAAAATTGGGTTCTCGTTTTACGGTTACGGATTATTCGGTTTCGGGTAGGGACGTTCCCGGTTGGACCCAGGCGATCGGAACCGCGTTTACGGAACAACAGGACGTTTTGATTTTGGAATTGGGGACCAACGACGTTTCCGGTTATCCCACGGATCAATTTCCGAATCACTATGAGAATCTTATCGGAACGATTCAGTCGAAAACAAACTCGGCGATTATAGTCACCATTCTCCCTCCGACGATCCAGCCGGGTTATCGGGCGAACATCTTTCAGATCAATCCGTATTTGAGAAGTTTAGGTTCCCGATATCCGACCGCGGATATGGAAACCGTTTTTTTGGAAATGGAAAAGACGATTCCCTTGTATCCGGTAACGGATCCGATTCATCCGAATCCGGTCGGATACGATTTGATGGGAACCGTCTACGCGGATACGATCCGAAAATTCTACGTTCGTTAA
- a CDS encoding ComEC/Rec2 family competence protein, with amino-acid sequence MEKHIRNWLPCSTFSRFSLGTLTGIVCDLLFPGTALLWIGIFILALSILSTGAFIKKRIQKIEYIIFGIFFFAAAISFYPERFSVERPSKNNFAPAQKKNLFGQPEKIFQERFRERILLDLKGADLEKNSNRIALGLIFGEAKQLSKEFKTKAKEGGILHLFAASGLHLGILMGVQFRILSWIPSLGHNFPRIFPLLTGFLYLSALGYPVSLARAWIFAGILLAQGLFFRKLRAIDLLLCSAWILWISDPSRFYSVSFCLSFGAVAGIFLFSYPIQVVCKFLSDENFLTSFFKENLSISFAAGLGTMPVLLFAFGSFSFGSILLNLIVVPLAGILLPILYLSLLLEETKLTAITGPFWSVTEFLIQILIYLSETLSKPLGFYKEMGEAVWIGMIGWILLCFETLFFAYLLEKFFSGSSVSGVDAKAGTDPPSDLDEHKHNVLKNIRNLEYSFPRPKKRRIKNLYPILIGLFFLSVCGIHILLYHSPDWFPRENRIVNNRFFFILRNGDSLIFSGKCKYGFKAISNAFRTSQKNYCEHRDDRPLEKIFVEDESCLTWAFRCLKERPQTELLYSGRDLDLWSRASEFKLLQSPPIREISLSQTKNGTGSVDSKIVFFHTKKDSLTELARRTKSGSGWILLEHPFGSKDDSEVWNRNRKLLGLSESWVFLEKDELQRIPVSENH; translated from the coding sequence ATGGAAAAACATATCCGAAATTGGCTCCCCTGCTCCACATTCTCCCGATTTTCCTTAGGAACCTTAACGGGAATCGTATGCGATCTCCTATTTCCGGGAACCGCGCTACTCTGGATCGGAATTTTCATCCTCGCGCTTTCGATCCTTTCGACCGGAGCATTTATCAAAAAACGAATTCAAAAAATAGAATATATTATATTTGGAATATTCTTTTTTGCTGCGGCGATATCTTTTTATCCGGAACGATTCTCGGTCGAACGTCCTTCGAAAAACAACTTCGCGCCCGCGCAGAAGAAAAATCTATTCGGACAACCGGAAAAAATTTTCCAAGAAAGATTTCGGGAAAGAATTTTACTCGATCTCAAGGGCGCGGACCTCGAAAAAAATTCCAATCGAATCGCGCTGGGATTGATCTTCGGAGAAGCCAAACAGCTTTCCAAAGAATTTAAAACGAAGGCCAAAGAAGGAGGAATTCTCCATTTGTTCGCGGCATCGGGCCTCCATCTCGGAATTTTAATGGGAGTTCAGTTTAGAATTCTTTCCTGGATCCCGAGTCTCGGTCACAACTTCCCGAGAATTTTTCCGCTTCTCACGGGCTTTCTCTATTTATCCGCGCTCGGTTATCCGGTATCTCTGGCAAGGGCCTGGATCTTCGCCGGAATATTACTCGCGCAGGGATTGTTCTTTCGAAAACTTCGCGCGATCGATCTTCTACTTTGTTCCGCGTGGATATTATGGATCTCCGATCCTTCCCGATTTTACAGCGTATCTTTTTGTCTTTCCTTCGGAGCGGTCGCGGGAATATTCCTTTTTTCTTATCCGATTCAAGTCGTTTGTAAATTTCTTTCTGACGAGAATTTTTTGACTTCCTTTTTTAAGGAGAATCTATCGATTTCATTTGCGGCAGGACTCGGAACGATGCCTGTGTTGCTCTTCGCGTTCGGATCTTTCAGTTTCGGATCGATTCTTCTCAATCTGATTGTGGTTCCGCTCGCCGGAATTCTATTGCCGATCCTTTATCTTTCCTTGCTTTTGGAAGAAACAAAACTGACCGCGATCACGGGACCGTTTTGGTCCGTTACGGAATTCTTGATTCAAATTCTGATCTATTTATCCGAAACACTTTCCAAGCCTCTCGGATTTTACAAAGAAATGGGAGAAGCGGTTTGGATCGGAATGATCGGATGGATTCTTCTTTGTTTTGAAACCCTGTTCTTCGCGTATCTTTTGGAAAAATTTTTTTCCGGGTCCTCCGTTTCAGGCGTCGACGCGAAAGCGGGAACCGATCCTCCCTCCGACCTCGACGAACACAAACACAATGTCCTAAAAAACATTCGAAATTTAGAATATTCTTTCCCAAGGCCGAAAAAACGAAGGATCAAAAATCTTTATCCGATTCTGATCGGTTTGTTTTTTCTATCCGTTTGCGGAATTCATATTCTTTTGTACCATTCTCCCGATTGGTTTCCGAGGGAGAATCGAATCGTAAACAACCGATTCTTTTTTATCTTACGCAACGGAGATTCTTTGATCTTTTCCGGAAAGTGCAAATACGGATTCAAGGCGATCTCGAACGCGTTTCGAACCTCGCAAAAAAATTATTGCGAACACCGCGACGACCGCCCCCTCGAAAAAATTTTCGTGGAAGACGAATCCTGTCTGACCTGGGCCTTTCGTTGTTTGAAGGAACGCCCCCAAACCGAACTTTTGTATTCCGGCAGGGATTTAGACCTTTGGAGCCGCGCGAGCGAATTCAAACTTTTGCAATCTCCGCCGATCCGGGAAATTTCCCTTTCCCAAACGAAGAACGGCACGGGTTCCGTCGATTCCAAAATCGTATTCTTTCATACGAAAAAGGATTCCCTTACGGAATTAGCTCGAAGAACAAAAAGCGGAAGCGGTTGGATTCTTTTGGAACATCCTTTCGGAAGCAAAGACGACTCGGAAGTCTGGAATCGAAACCGAAAACTGCTTGGGCTTTCGGAGAGTTGGGTGTTTCTGGAAAAAGATGAGCTCCAGAGAATACCCGTTTCGGAAAATCACTGA
- a CDS encoding LolA family protein has product MAFLKIRRILPGAAGLIMVCGISVSGDPGRDRLNALLGRMGEINSLRASVTINNEISGTLSFKKPNYLHVKFSDGRVVSSNGRFLWFYSPARAIVGKQDLRGSTGGVFGLLSGYEEVTQVGGSIRLKSATKTYEEIVVTMNSDNTPKSLRMKHRGTGEYTSISFSGVQTNVGLAASLFNFSAPSSAQIVENPLNEKE; this is encoded by the coding sequence ATGGCATTTTTGAAAATCAGGAGAATCCTCCCAGGTGCCGCAGGACTGATCATGGTCTGCGGCATTTCTGTTTCAGGGGATCCTGGACGAGACAGACTGAACGCTCTCTTAGGAAGAATGGGAGAAATCAACTCATTGAGAGCGAGCGTTACGATCAATAACGAAATTTCCGGAACACTTTCCTTTAAGAAACCTAACTATTTACACGTCAAATTCTCAGACGGCAGAGTTGTATCTTCCAACGGAAGATTTCTTTGGTTTTATTCTCCAGCAAGAGCGATCGTAGGCAAACAGGATCTGCGCGGAAGTACGGGCGGGGTCTTCGGGTTGTTAAGCGGCTACGAAGAAGTCACTCAAGTCGGAGGATCGATCCGACTCAAATCGGCGACTAAAACATACGAAGAAATCGTAGTGACTATGAATTCCGACAACACTCCAAAATCGTTAAGAATGAAACACAGAGGAACCGGAGAATATACTTCAATCAGTTTCTCCGGCGTGCAAACGAACGTGGGACTTGCGGCATCCTTGTTCAACTTCAGCGCTCCATCCAGCGCGCAGATCGTAGAAAATCCTCTGAACGAAAAGGAATAA